From Oreochromis niloticus isolate F11D_XX linkage group LG1, O_niloticus_UMD_NMBU, whole genome shotgun sequence, a single genomic window includes:
- the LOC109202045 gene encoding uncharacterized protein LOC109202045 — protein sequence MSVTNLSKLSDNPEAETVTRPQQNPPLCSSPLQNTDGPQEVQVTSDVHPSTNEELQAIMNNINTASSELNTAYENWHQVDIPDNNARRRIDTCEEVTRTVIKTAQRRLRGKAPVKPQFNVNESVLMSEKSYGVSKHSQVSSQYKQSHTASRVASKSSSASSVSRQEAAAKIAAAQATLEILHEQQCQQAELLQLEAEDKRQIAEQTAEACRRRLRMEDEEAQFQAKLEIENAARRKVLEDKRKELERLEALKQLRVAKATMQVYEQKQDEDSEEEIKQLLHECKTESQREGDRFQHTSHIRNSPELHLPQQAVIHPQHDGGIAALAMVLADSISASRLPMPEPTTFSGDPLKYKNWKAAFQTLIERKNIPASEKIYYLCKYVSGPAKKAVENYFLLGTEAAYKAAWEVLDERFGNSFLIAKAFRDKLSAWPRIGSKDSLELQEFVDFLRSCEAAESQIKGLEVLNDCNENQKILSKLPD from the exons ATGTCAGTCACAAATCTCTCTAAACTTAGTGACAATCCTGAGGCAGAGACTGTCACCAGGCCTCAGCAAAACCCTCCACTGTGCAGTTCTCCTCTGCAAAACACAGATGGTCCACAAGAAGTTCAAGTAACATCAGATGTTCATCCATCAACAA ATGAAGAGCTGCAAGCAATAATGAACAACATTAACACTGCTTCCAGCGAACTAAACACAGCATATGAAAACTGGCATCAGGTGGACATTCCTGATAACAATGCACGCCGCAGAATTGATACTTGCGAGGAGGTAACAAGAACTGTTATTAAGACTGCACAAAGACGTTTGAGAGGAAAGGCACCAGTCAAACCACAGTTTAATGTAAATGAATCTGTTTTAATGTCTGAGAAATCATATGGCGTCAGTAAGCACTCACAGGTTTCCAGTCAATACAAACAGTCACACACTGCATCAAGAGTCGCTTCTAAGTCCTCCAGTGCGTCATCCGTGAGCAGACAAGAAGCTGCTGCTAAAATCGCTGCAGCCCAAGCAACATTGGAAATTCTACATGAACAACAGTGTCAGCAAGCAGAGCTTCTGCAGCTGGAAGCAGAAGATAAAAGACAGATTGCAgaacaaacagctgaagcctgTAGACGACGTTTAAGAATGGAGGATGAAGAAGCACAGTTTCAAGCAAAACTTGAGATTGAAAATGCTGCCAGGCGAAAGGTTTTGGAAGACAAACGCAAGGAACTGGAACGATTGGAAGCACTCAAACAGTTAAGGGTGGCTAAGGCAACCATGCAAGTGTATGAGCAAAAGCAAGATGAAGACTCAGAAGAAGAAATTAAGCAGTTACTGCATGAATGTAAAACTGAAAGCCAAAGGGAAGGGGACCGATTTCAGCACACAAGTCACATACGTAACTCACCAGAGTTACACTTACCACAACAAGCTGTTATACATCCACAGCATGACGGTGGCATCGCAGCACTTGCCATGGTATTAGCAGATTCTATTAGTGCCAGTCGTCTTCCTATGCCAGAGCCGACAACATTTAGTGGTGACCCGCTAAAGTATAAGAACTGGAAGGCTGCCTTTCAAACTTtaattgaaagaaaaaacataccAGCCTCTGAGAAAATCTACTATTTGTGCAAGTATGTTAGTGGACCAGCTAAGAAGGCTGTTGAAAACTATTTTCTGTTAGGCACCGAGGCTGCTTATAAGGCAGCATGGGAAGTCTTAGACGAGAGATTTGGAAACTCCTTTCTTATTGCCAAAGCCTTCAGAGACAAACTCAGTGCATGGCCCAGAATTGGCTCCAAGGACAGTTTGGAACTTCAGGAATTTGTGGACTTTCTACGGAGCTGTGAAGCTGCGGAAAGCCAGATTAAAGGTCTAGAGGTTCTTAATGATTGCAATGAGAATCAAAAAATCCTCTCCAAGCTCCCCGACTGA